In Cytobacillus oceanisediminis, the following proteins share a genomic window:
- a CDS encoding L,D-transpeptidase: protein MIMLKFAAAAIMFFSFSPIWPLGPNPLPGDPFLIVNKRTNEVAYIQDNNVQNVITAATGKTDDLTPEGLFTVTVKAADPYYRKKDIKGGDPRNPLGTRWIGFDAEDTDGRIYGIHGTNDPSSIGRYVSNGCIRLQNEEVESLYEFVPIGTKILVVTSVKNFEELGREYGAIKKR, encoded by the coding sequence ATGATCATGCTGAAGTTTGCTGCAGCGGCCATCATGTTTTTTTCATTTTCCCCAATCTGGCCTTTGGGACCCAACCCTCTGCCTGGAGATCCATTTTTAATTGTCAATAAACGGACTAATGAAGTTGCGTATATTCAAGATAATAATGTGCAGAATGTTATCACAGCTGCAACCGGGAAAACGGATGATCTTACACCTGAGGGACTTTTTACTGTGACTGTAAAGGCAGCCGACCCTTACTACAGAAAAAAGGACATTAAAGGCGGGGACCCTCGTAATCCGCTCGGAACAAGATGGATTGGATTTGATGCAGAGGATACAGATGGAAGAATCTATGGCATTCACGGAACCAACGACCCATCGTCCATCGGCAGATATGTCTCCAATGGCTGTATAAGATTGCAGAATGAAGAAGTCGAGTCGTTATATGAATTTGTGCCGATTGGAACAAAAATCTTAGTAGTTACCTCAGTTAAAAACTTTGAAGAACTTGGAAGAGAGTACGGTGCAATAAAAAAAAGATAA
- a CDS encoding aromatic acid exporter family protein: MKYRIGYRTIKTAVGTSISIMIAQMLQLDNFVSAGILTILCIKVTKKKSLRASWDRFFACLMAMVFSSLFFEGIAYHPLVIGLLLLFFIPAAVMVKASDGIVTSSVIILHIYSAGEVSKELLLNELGIITVGIGVALIANLYMPSLESKLKEYRLEIEDNFKIIFDEIVKYLRTHESSWDGREITETMELIDKAKTLAFRDVENHFRRNDNLYYHYFKMREKQFEIIERVLPSVTSIALPVEQGEMIADFIEELSDHIHPGNTAIQFLEKLYRMRVSFENMELPKTREEFEARAALLHFVKEMEQYLIIKSSFIGLKDREMNQDRVAEAN; encoded by the coding sequence ATGAAGTACAGAATTGGCTACCGGACAATCAAGACTGCCGTGGGAACTTCCATTAGCATCATGATTGCACAAATGCTGCAGCTTGATAATTTTGTCTCTGCAGGAATATTAACTATTTTATGCATAAAAGTAACGAAGAAAAAATCTCTGCGCGCTTCATGGGACCGTTTTTTTGCCTGCTTAATGGCAATGGTGTTTTCTTCCTTGTTTTTTGAGGGGATTGCCTACCATCCGCTTGTAATTGGACTGCTGCTTTTGTTTTTTATCCCCGCAGCTGTCATGGTAAAGGCCAGTGATGGGATAGTGACAAGCTCCGTTATTATTCTGCATATTTATTCTGCAGGGGAAGTTTCAAAGGAACTCCTGCTGAATGAACTGGGCATTATTACTGTGGGTATTGGTGTGGCGCTCATCGCAAACCTCTATATGCCCAGTCTGGAATCGAAGCTTAAGGAGTATAGGCTCGAGATAGAAGATAACTTTAAGATAATCTTTGATGAAATCGTGAAGTATTTGCGCACACATGAAAGCAGCTGGGATGGCAGAGAAATCACTGAAACGATGGAATTGATCGATAAGGCAAAAACATTGGCTTTCAGAGATGTCGAAAACCATTTCCGAAGGAATGATAATTTATATTATCACTATTTTAAAATGAGGGAAAAACAATTTGAGATTATTGAGCGTGTTCTTCCAAGTGTAACGTCCATTGCACTGCCTGTTGAACAGGGGGAGATGATTGCTGATTTTATTGAGGAGTTATCGGACCACATTCATCCAGGGAATACGGCCATTCAATTTCTGGAGAAATTATACCGAATGAGGGTTTCTTTTGAAAATATGGAGCTCCCCAAGACAAGAGAGGAATTTGAGGCACGGGCTGCGCTGCTTCACTTCGTAAAAGAAATGGAACAGTATTTAATTATAAAAAGCTCTTTTATAGGATTAAAGGATAGGGAAATGAATCAAGACCGGGTAGCAGAAGCAAACTAA
- a CDS encoding amino acid ABC transporter ATP-binding protein produces the protein MIKVENLHKHFGKLEVLKGISTSIQDGEVVAIIGPSGSGKSTLLRCINLLEVPTDGRIMINGQDITDKSTNIMKVRQNVGMVFQHFHLFPHKTVLQNLTYAPMKVKGVSKSEAEKTGLELLEKVGLSAKAYEYPNRLSGGQKQRVAIARALAMEPDVMLFDEPTSALDPEMVKEVLDVMKNLAHTGMTMAIVTHEMGFAREVADRVLFLDGGVLVEDSSPKEFFSNPKSERARDFLQKML, from the coding sequence GTGATTAAAGTGGAAAATTTGCATAAACATTTCGGTAAACTTGAAGTTCTTAAAGGTATTTCAACCAGTATTCAAGATGGCGAAGTAGTAGCTATTATTGGTCCATCCGGTTCCGGCAAGTCAACATTGCTGCGCTGCATCAATCTCCTGGAAGTGCCTACAGACGGCAGGATCATGATTAACGGGCAGGACATTACGGATAAGAGCACGAACATTATGAAAGTGCGCCAAAATGTGGGAATGGTTTTTCAGCATTTTCATTTATTTCCGCACAAAACGGTCCTGCAAAACCTGACCTATGCACCAATGAAGGTTAAGGGAGTTTCGAAATCGGAAGCTGAGAAAACAGGGCTCGAGCTTTTGGAGAAGGTCGGATTATCAGCCAAAGCATACGAATATCCAAATCGGTTATCCGGGGGACAGAAGCAAAGGGTTGCGATTGCCAGAGCTCTTGCTATGGAGCCTGATGTCATGCTGTTTGATGAACCGACATCCGCTCTTGACCCGGAAATGGTGAAAGAAGTGCTGGACGTTATGAAAAATTTAGCCCATACAGGCATGACAATGGCAATTGTAACCCATGAAATGGGATTTGCCCGTGAAGTGGCAGACAGGGTGCTTTTCCTGGATGGCGGCGTGCTTGTAGAGGATTCTTCACCTAAAGAATTTTTTTCTAATCCTAAGAGTGAACGTGCAAGGGATTTCTTGCAAAAAATGCTATAA
- a CDS encoding amino acid ABC transporter permease, with protein MNLDFQQFIPSLPYILKGIGVTLQIVSMAGILGFVLGIILSFFKISRFKLLGWIADAYTSVFRGTPLVLQLMLIYYGSPQLIGYKIDPSTAAVLSFGLNSAAYISEIIRAGILAVDKGQSEAAMALGVPYRPAMMDIILPQAMKNILPALMNEFITLTKESAIVTVIGVTDVMRRAYIVGGEKFSYFEPILIAGLIYYIMVMILTVLGKRIERRMRRSD; from the coding sequence GTGAATCTGGATTTTCAGCAGTTCATTCCCTCCCTTCCATATATACTAAAAGGCATTGGCGTCACGCTTCAAATAGTTTCTATGGCAGGCATACTAGGTTTTGTCTTAGGCATTATTCTATCATTCTTTAAAATCAGCAGATTTAAACTTCTCGGGTGGATTGCAGATGCCTATACATCCGTTTTTAGAGGAACACCTCTTGTTCTTCAGCTGATGCTCATTTATTATGGGTCGCCCCAGCTGATCGGGTATAAAATTGATCCATCAACAGCTGCCGTCTTGTCTTTTGGACTAAACTCAGCAGCCTATATTTCGGAGATTATCCGGGCCGGCATCCTGGCTGTGGATAAGGGCCAAAGTGAAGCGGCCATGGCTTTAGGTGTCCCATATAGGCCGGCCATGATGGATATCATTCTCCCGCAGGCGATGAAAAACATCTTGCCTGCTTTGATGAACGAGTTTATTACCCTAACAAAAGAGTCTGCAATCGTAACGGTTATTGGGGTTACAGACGTGATGCGCCGGGCTTACATCGTGGGAGGCGAAAAGTTTTCATACTTCGAACCAATCTTGATTGCCGGGCTTATCTATTACATTATGGTAATGATCCTGACTGTGCTTGGAAAAAGGATCGAAAGGAGAATGAGACGCAGTGATTAA
- a CDS encoding transporter substrate-binding domain-containing protein: MKKVIMIALSILLVSVLAACGTSEEASTGSGSEENSDKKVLTMGTSADYPPFEYVDSAKGEEIIGFDVDLAKAIAEKLGYEIQVKDMDFNGLIPALETSQVDFVLAGMTPTEERKQNVDFSDVYYTASHMIVSKKGSGIESLEDLNGKTLGVQLASIQADKAEEIGETVDMTVENRNRIPELIQEIMAGRFDAAMIEDTVAKGYFEKNEDLAGFTIEEAEAEAGSAIAFPKGSELTEKFNAELVKMKENGELEELIVKWFDNK; the protein is encoded by the coding sequence ATGAAAAAAGTCATCATGATTGCTTTAAGCATACTTTTAGTTAGCGTATTAGCTGCATGCGGCACAAGTGAAGAAGCCAGCACTGGAAGTGGCTCAGAGGAAAACTCAGATAAAAAAGTATTAACAATGGGTACGTCAGCGGATTATCCGCCATTTGAATATGTAGATTCCGCAAAAGGGGAAGAAATCATCGGCTTTGACGTGGATTTGGCTAAAGCGATCGCTGAAAAATTGGGTTATGAGATTCAAGTGAAGGATATGGACTTTAACGGATTGATTCCTGCATTGGAAACAAGCCAGGTTGATTTTGTTCTGGCCGGTATGACACCTACTGAAGAGCGCAAACAAAACGTTGATTTCAGTGATGTATATTATACAGCGAGCCACATGATCGTTTCTAAAAAAGGAAGCGGAATTGAGTCATTGGAAGATTTGAACGGGAAAACTTTAGGCGTGCAGCTTGCCTCCATTCAGGCAGATAAAGCAGAAGAAATTGGTGAGACAGTTGATATGACTGTGGAAAACCGCAACCGCATCCCTGAATTGATTCAGGAAATTATGGCAGGCCGTTTTGATGCTGCCATGATTGAAGACACTGTTGCAAAAGGATACTTTGAAAAAAATGAAGATCTTGCCGGTTTTACAATCGAAGAAGCTGAAGCGGAGGCAGGTTCTGCCATTGCTTTTCCTAAAGGAAGCGAATTAACTGAAAAATTCAATGCAGAGCTTGTGAAGATGAAAGAAAACGGTGAATTGGAAGAACTAATCGTAAAATGGTTTGATAACAAATAA
- a CDS encoding BrxA/BrxB family bacilliredoxin, translated as MNMDFNLFMNDVVRQARQEIVHAGYTELTTPEEVDEALNKKGTTLVMVNSVCGCAGGIARPAAMHSLHYDKRPDHLVTVFAGQDKEATEKARSYFTGYPPSSPSFALLKDGEVCTMIERHEIEGHEPMAVVQKLQDTFEKYCEEL; from the coding sequence ATGAATATGGATTTCAATTTATTTATGAATGATGTTGTAAGGCAGGCGCGGCAGGAAATCGTGCATGCCGGCTATACAGAATTAACGACACCGGAAGAAGTGGATGAAGCCCTTAATAAAAAAGGCACCACACTTGTAATGGTGAACTCAGTCTGCGGGTGTGCAGGCGGAATTGCCCGCCCTGCGGCCATGCATTCCCTGCATTATGATAAGCGCCCTGACCATTTGGTTACTGTATTTGCCGGACAGGACAAAGAAGCAACCGAAAAAGCAAGATCTTATTTTACCGGTTATCCGCCATCTTCACCATCTTTTGCACTTCTTAAAGACGGAGAAGTATGCACGATGATCGAGCGCCATGAAATTGAAGGACATGAGCCAATGGCAGTTGTTCAAAAACTGCAGGATACCTTTGAGAAATATTGTGAAGAGCTTTAA
- the meaB gene encoding methylmalonyl Co-A mutase-associated GTPase MeaB: MTEDKKPEWFDEEKADNFTSIVRGGVDTGEPELKFEKKGRFQKKSASLPDLNVLEEGILNGSRGVLARAITLIESNAEHHFRHAQEILHKLLPHSGQSLRIGITGVPGAGKSTFIESFGTYLCDAGLKVAVLAVDPSSSLSGGSILGDKTRMEQLSRNPSAFIRPSPSAGKLGGVHRKTRETMLLCEAAGFDVILVETVGVGQSEVIVRDMVDFFMLLTLTGAGDELQGMKKGIMELADAVIVNKADGSNKKLAEKTKAEYNRILHFLQPATKGWQTRAYTCSSVLDEGIPEIWKVIKTFEDTSKASGVFEGRRRLQTKQWIHSMILDQLQFSFFYHPAVKPLLPKIENEVIAGNRTVTSAVEELFNIYSNR, from the coding sequence ATGACTGAGGATAAGAAACCGGAATGGTTTGATGAAGAAAAGGCAGATAATTTTACAAGCATTGTGCGCGGTGGTGTGGATACAGGTGAGCCGGAGCTGAAATTTGAAAAAAAAGGCAGGTTTCAAAAAAAATCTGCCTCTCTGCCTGATCTTAATGTTCTTGAAGAAGGCATTTTGAATGGCAGCAGGGGTGTACTTGCCAGAGCGATCACTCTGATTGAAAGTAACGCAGAACATCATTTTCGCCATGCGCAGGAAATCCTGCACAAACTTTTGCCCCATTCAGGACAATCGCTTAGGATTGGGATAACCGGAGTGCCGGGAGCAGGAAAGAGCACATTCATTGAATCTTTTGGGACATACCTATGTGACGCAGGATTAAAAGTAGCTGTGCTTGCCGTTGATCCGAGCTCCAGCTTGAGCGGCGGCAGCATCCTTGGCGATAAAACGAGAATGGAGCAGCTCTCCAGAAACCCAAGTGCATTCATAAGACCTTCCCCTTCAGCAGGGAAACTGGGGGGAGTCCACCGGAAAACAAGAGAAACCATGCTCCTGTGTGAAGCGGCAGGCTTTGATGTAATTCTGGTTGAAACAGTCGGTGTGGGACAAAGTGAAGTCATTGTCAGGGACATGGTTGACTTTTTTATGCTATTAACGCTGACAGGGGCAGGCGATGAATTGCAGGGAATGAAAAAAGGCATTATGGAACTGGCTGATGCAGTAATCGTCAACAAAGCCGATGGAAGCAATAAAAAATTGGCGGAGAAAACAAAAGCAGAGTATAACCGTATTCTTCACTTTCTCCAGCCTGCTACTAAGGGATGGCAAACCAGAGCCTATACCTGCTCTTCTGTTTTAGATGAGGGCATCCCTGAGATATGGAAAGTAATCAAAACATTTGAAGATACTTCAAAAGCCTCAGGCGTATTTGAGGGAAGAAGAAGACTCCAGACAAAACAATGGATCCATTCCATGATCCTGGATCAGCTTCAATTCAGCTTTTTTTATCATCCTGCCGTAAAACCGCTCCTTCCAAAAATCGAAAACGAGGTCATCGCAGGAAACAGGACGGTTACATCTGCAGTGGAAGAATTGTTTAATATCTATTCGAACAGATAA